In Dermacentor andersoni chromosome 4, qqDerAnde1_hic_scaffold, whole genome shotgun sequence, the following proteins share a genomic window:
- the LOC129386374 gene encoding uncharacterized protein isoform X2, which yields MEPIVARVTDGPTDQRADFLVCEESFGGRRRALQTWQNGENGVLDARVVACRVHGSRSLQALTLAQTSLQAPSSCPRLANAERASGHCPSTSSRACYTGVDYQCGLQLHQRRAPPLVPPQNELCRHRAHYGSFEELSWLRECFSAEEWASLQSLWPTPTQGVAWYRNGKGSWANTATCTPATAAEAGPVPLMLPWSPSMTPTTIHYISAARKWPLIIGSEAPDDEPGSRLLLSVPQIALKAASTVTLEELLTGAIPMRYWPGSRLVPLESDEKLAA from the exons ATGGAGCCCATCGTAGCGCGCGTTACGGACGGACCGACAGACCAACGGGCAGATTTCCTGG TGTGCGAAGAAAGCTTCGGAGGGAGACGGCGAGCGTTGCAGACGTGGCAGAACGGAGAAAATGGCGTCCTGGACGCGAGAGTAGTGGCCTGCCGAGTACATGGCTCAAGGTCGCTGCAGGCTCTCACCTTGGCACAGACGTCACTTCAAGCTCCTTCCAGCTGCCCGCGGTTGGCGAACGCCGAAAGGGCGTCCGGCCACTGCCCGTCTACATCCAGCCGGGCGTGCTACACCGGTGTCGACTACCAATGCGGCTTGCAACTACACCAGCGTCGTGCACCGCCGTTGGTACCTCCGCAA AATGAGCTGTGCCGCCACAGAGCTCACTATGGTTCTTTCGAGGAACTCAGCTGGCTGCGAGAGTGCTTCAGCGCAGAGGAATGGGCTTCCCTGCAAAGCCTGTGGCCTACACCCACACAAGGTGTCGCATGGTATCG CAACGGCAAAGGATCCTGGGCTAACACGGCAACCTGCACGCCAGCCACAGCGGCTGAAGCGGGTCCAGTTCCGCTGATGCTACCGTGGTCGCCGTCCATGACGCCCACGACCATCCATTACATCAGTGCCGCGCGAAAGTGGCCGCTCATCATCGGGTCGGAAGCCCCGGACGACGAGCCTGGGTCTCGGCTCCTGCTGTCCGTGCCACAGATTGCTTTGAAGGCGGCCTCCACCGTCACCCTGGAAGAGCTCTTGACTGGAGCCATACCTATGCGCTATTGGCCAGGCAGCCGCTTGGTGCCTCTGGAGAGCGACGAAAAGCTCGCTGCTTGA
- the LOC129386374 gene encoding uncharacterized protein isoform X1 codes for MWVNSSCGDSGCAGPNGATHNDCLEGAVNACKYCLLPTKRCTFESTSAFVAADHADSAVKVETLPDVPASFPTLLQQQPRPRRRRLCRQQCCAEKAAAAAALRRSLNAQRQRIRRLDESYRAAERARNAQRQRRLRADAEYRERELLRSRARRRRKNELCRHRAHYGSFEELSWLRECFSAEEWASLQSLWPTPTQGVAWYRNGKGSWANTATCTPATAAEAGPVPLMLPWSPSMTPTTIHYISAARKWPLIIGSEAPDDEPGSRLLLSVPQIALKAASTVTLEELLTGAIPMRYWPGSRLVPLESDEKLAA; via the exons ATGTGGGTCAACTCCTCTTGTGGCGACAGCGGATGCGCTGGCCCAAACGGCGCCACCCACAACGACTGCCTCGAGGGTGCGGTCAACGCCTGCAAGTACTGCCTGCTCCCCACGAAACGTTGTACCTTTGAGAGCACCAGCGCCTTCGTTGCTGCTGATCATGCTGATTCCGCGGTAAAAGTGGAAACATTGCCCGACGTTCCGGCATCGTTCCCgacgctgctgcagcagcagccgcggCCTCGTCGTAGACGACTGTGTCGGCAGCAGTGCTGCGCGGAAAAggctgcggcggccgccgcgTTGAGGAGGTCGCTGAACGCCCAACGGCAGCGGATACGACGTCTGGACGAGTCCTACCGGGCAGCCGAGAGGGCGCGCAACGCACAGCGCCAGCGGCGACTCAGAGCCGACGCTGAGTACCGCGAGCGCGAGCTGCTCAGAAGCCGCGCACGGAGGCGGCGAAAG AATGAGCTGTGCCGCCACAGAGCTCACTATGGTTCTTTCGAGGAACTCAGCTGGCTGCGAGAGTGCTTCAGCGCAGAGGAATGGGCTTCCCTGCAAAGCCTGTGGCCTACACCCACACAAGGTGTCGCATGGTATCG CAACGGCAAAGGATCCTGGGCTAACACGGCAACCTGCACGCCAGCCACAGCGGCTGAAGCGGGTCCAGTTCCGCTGATGCTACCGTGGTCGCCGTCCATGACGCCCACGACCATCCATTACATCAGTGCCGCGCGAAAGTGGCCGCTCATCATCGGGTCGGAAGCCCCGGACGACGAGCCTGGGTCTCGGCTCCTGCTGTCCGTGCCACAGATTGCTTTGAAGGCGGCCTCCACCGTCACCCTGGAAGAGCTCTTGACTGGAGCCATACCTATGCGCTATTGGCCAGGCAGCCGCTTGGTGCCTCTGGAGAGCGACGAAAAGCTCGCTGCTTGA